One stretch of Zingiber officinale cultivar Zhangliang chromosome 6B, Zo_v1.1, whole genome shotgun sequence DNA includes these proteins:
- the LOC121989819 gene encoding rop guanine nucleotide exchange factor 9-like: protein MTREGAVEISGRRAQSVDLGSIGEDGGSTLAALTEDNNVSSLKCQSSKTLSSEPLTEGAPQPTAAPKSRTGPPPDVELIKEKFAKLLLGEDMSGAGTGVSSALALSNAITNLAASVFGEQWRVEPMSDERKARWRKEVDWLLSVTDYIVEFVATQQTTDDGKHMEIMVTQQRKDLRMSIPALRKLDAMLIGYLDNFKGPKEFWYLSRDAKDSEKGQRADDKWWLPTVKVPENGLSEESRKWIQHQKELVGQVLKAAQAINANVLMEMEIPDDYIENLPKNGRSSLGDSLYKYITDEGFDAEAFLETIDLSTEHKIADLKNRIEASVVIWKRKMNNKEVKSSWATVTGGVTNVVSGISWEKRGLFEDRAETILLILKHRFPGIPQSNLDISKIEYNKDVGYAILESYSRVLESLAFTVMSRIEDVLRADSCARNLSRDGSMKNKPPEADSEPATADVEEVAQLLKIQSNDSMTLSDFMDWQFDKDTLAEEEDPAGNADKMASLEESKSAKKSPNVSANNKKFYYLEKLVYWEPQHQS from the exons ATGACGCGAGAAGGCGCGGTTGAGATCTCCGGCCGTCGTGCACAGAGCGTCGACTTGGGCAGCATAGGAGAAGATGGGGGGTCGACGTTGGCGGCCTTGACAGAGGACAACAATGTGTCGTCGCTCAAGTGCCAAAGCTCAAAAACCTTGAGCAGTGAGCCCTTAACGGAAGGAGCACCACAACCAACCGCCGCCCCGAAATCAAGAACTGGACCACCTCCGGACGTGGAGTTGATAAAGGAGAAGTTCGCCAAGCTTCTGCTCGGCGAAGACATGTCTGGTGCAGGCACAGGAGTTTCCTCAGCTCTGGCTCTCTCCAATGCCATTACTAATCTCGCAG CTTCCGTTTTCGGAGAACAATGGCGCGTGGAACCGATGTCAGATGAACGGAAAGCGAGGTGGAGAAAAGAAGTAGACTGGCTCTTGTCAGTCACCGATTACATTGTGGAATTCGTCGCCACTCAACAGACTACCGACGACGGCAAACATATGGAG ATAATGGTCACTCAACAGCGAAAAGACCTTCGCATGAGCATCCCGGCCCTTCGGAAGCTCGACGCCATGCTCATC GGCTACTTGGACAATTTCAAGGGTCCAAAAGAGTTTTGGTACTTGTCGAGAGATGCCAAGGATTCTGAAAAGGGACAGAGAGCCGACGATAAGTGGTGGCTTCCGACTGTGAAAGTCCCCGAGAATGGATTGTCGGAGGAATCCCGGAAATGGATTCAGCATCAGAAAGAGCTCGTCGGCCAGGTGCTCAAAGCCGCCCAAGCTATCAACGCCAATGTCCTCATGGAAATGGAGATCCCTGACGACTATATCGAAAACCTCCCCAAG AATGGAAGATCAAGCCTCGGAGACTCACTCTACAAGTACATAACAGACGAAGGGTTCGACGCAGAGGCGTTCCTCGAGACCATCGACTTATCCACCGagcacaagatcgccgacctgaaaaATCGCATCGAAGCATCCGTCGTCATCTGGAAGAGGAAGATGAACAACAAGGAAGTGAAGTCGTCGTGGGCCACGGTGACGGGGGGCGTCACGAATGTAGTCTCGGGCATCAGTTGGGAGAAGCGAGGCTTGTTCGAAGACAGAGCAGAGACCATTCTGCTCATTCTGAAGCACCGATTCCCCGGCATTCCTCAATCAAACCTGGACATAAGCAAGATCGAATACAACAAGGATGTGGGCTATGCCATCCTCGAAAGCTACTCCAGAGTCTTGGAGAGTTTGGCATTCACTGTGATGTCGCGCATTGAAGACGTCCTTCGCGCGGACTCCTGCGCTCGGAATCTGTCTCGTGATGGTTCGATGAAGAATAAGCCTCCGGAGGCGGACTCAGAGCCGGCGACGGCGGACGTGGAGGAAGTCGCTCAGCTCCTGAAAATACAGTCGAATGACTCCATGACGCTGTCGGATTTCATGGACTGGCAGTTCGACAAAGATACACTGGCAGAGGAGGAAGACCCTGCAGGGAACGCAGACAAAATGGCGAGCTTGGAGGAATCAAAGTCGGCGAAGAAATCCCCAAATGTTTCAGCTAACAATAAGAAGTTTTACTATTTGGAGAAGTTGGTGTATTGGGAGCCTCAACATCAATCATAA
- the LOC121989818 gene encoding uncharacterized protein LOC121989818 has product MSSAESSDMQLLEISRRARKLAQMINSLFKVQNFDGRSKRVPSGVLLEDSLSVTANAKEEEKVEVGRKLGAEEGEQFGSCSWRSCCHEEEEEVKKVIRESLLLSSREDDKASSSRSLRSYIRSGEFGSSFREEEEEEAIEIKNPEKNLRRPQGKMATPNLTARLMGLEELPARETATATATAAAAAATKVKPERESPSVSRDGALERVTLLSIIEREKAAKLDGSSFSDANFCAIAMQKPTWGREEEEQEPLNSSSRLKKDNIEHQPLPQAKKTTATSSAKSSMNHSVTSPGKKLATGVKPAQKINAKLKTSSEKVEGTSKGEDDASVMVMDISPAQSNKDSSRPSNNEHSDKDGKIDCEIRAKTSQFVGASRRPSDSINNRLGNANKRVAGEVKKHLDNSLLEACQLSTIYEATSTNAETTDLYLGCARELLQRRRRYQELLAHHPRFATSSSGRGSSTHDLAGEICKGIRKLIGEYSVVIGHGHGSERDGLYVKLERDLECKDVALNAVWDDGWRAGLGGEAAAEVVGQLEEMVVAELMEEVAWPWG; this is encoded by the exons ATGAGCAGCGCAGAGAGCAGCGACATGCAGCTGCTGGAGATTTCCCGGCGAGCTCGAAAACTGGCACAGATGATCAACTCGTTGTTCAAGGTGCAGAATTTCGATGGGAGAAGCAAGCGCGTCCCCAGCGGCGTCCTTCTGGAGGATTCTTTGAGCGTGACGGCCAAcgcgaaggaggaggagaaggtagAGGTGGGGAGAAAGCTCGGAGCAGAGGAAGGTGAGCAATTCGGGAGCTGCTCCTGGAGGAGCTGCTGCcatgaagaggaggaggaggtcaAGAAGGTGATCAGAGAGAGCTTGCTGTTGAGCTCTCGCGAAGACGACAAAGCATCTTCTAGCAGATCGTTACGGTCCTACATCAGAAGCGGCGAATTCGGCTCGTCGTtccgagaggaggaggaggaggaggcgataGAGATCAAGAATCCAGAGAAGAATTTACGACGACCTCAAGGAAAGATGGCAACTCCCAATTTGACCGCAAGGCTCATGGGCCTGGAAGAGCTCCCTGCAAGAGAAACAGCCACCGCCaccgccaccgccgccgccgcagcCGCAACCAAGGTCAAGCCCGAGAGGGAGAGTCCAAGCGTGTCTCGCGACGGTGCGCTGGAGAGAGTGACTCTGCTGAGCATCATCGAGCGAGAGAAGGCTGCGAAGCTTGATGGCTCCAGTTTCTCAGACGCCAATTTCTGTGCGATAGCGATGCAAAAACCAACTTGGGGCCGCGAAGAAGAGGAACAAGAGCCCTTGAACTCCTCCAGTAGATTGAAGAAGGACAATATCGAGCACCAACCATTGCCTCAGGCGAAGAAAACTACAGCGACGTCGAGTGCAAAGAGCAGTATGAACCACTCTGTAACAAGTCCTGGAAAGAAATTAGCTACTGGAGTAAAACCAGCACAAAAGATTAATGCCAAACTCAAg ACTTCCAGCGAGAAAGTTGAAGGGACGAGTAAGGGAGAAGATGATGCGTCAGTAATGGTAATGGATATTTCACCTGCTCAGTCTAACAAAGACAGCTCGCGACCTTCCAATAATG AGCATTCCGATAAAGATGGGAAGATCGACTGCGAAATCAGGGCCAAAACCAGCCAATTTGTTGGAGCAAGTCGCCGCCCTTCGGATTCCATCAACAACCGCCTTGGCAACGCTAATAAAAGAGTTGCAGGCGAGGTGAAGAAGCATCTTGACAACTCGCTCCTCGAAGCTTGCCAGCTGAGCACTATTTATGAAGCGACAAGCACCAACGCAGAAACCACCGATTTGTACCTGGGCTGCGCACGCGAGTTGTTACAGCGCAGAAGACGATATCAGGAGCTGCTGGCGCACCATCCTCGGTTCGCGACTAGCTCGTCTGGGCGTGGATCGTCGACGCATGATCTGGCAGGGGAGATCTGCAAGGGAATCAGGAAGCTAATTGGGGAGTACAGTGTGGTCATTGGACATGGACATGGCAGTGAGAGGGATGGTCTTTACGTGAAGCTGGAGAGGGACCTGGAGTGCAAAGATGTGGCTCTGAATGCCGTGTGGGACGATGGGTGGAGGGCCGGCCTGGGAGGGGAGGCAGCGGCGGAGGTGGTCGGCCAGCTCGAAGAGATGGTGGTGGCTGAGTTGATGGAGGAGGTGGCCTGGCCATGGGGTTGA
- the LOC121989823 gene encoding shaggy-related protein kinase eta-like: MASLPLGPHQPPPPQPAHDPAAGALLSLAPPHLTEMADNNKQESVVEASESVTGHIISTTIGGKNGEPKQTISYMAERVVGTGSFGIVFQAKCLESGETVAIKKVLQDKRYKNRELQLMRFMDHPNVISLKHCFFSTTVRDELFLNLVMEYVPESLYGVLRHYSSANQRMPLIHVKLYTYQIFRGLAYIHTVSGVCHRDLKPQNVLVDPLTHQVKICDFGSAKVLVKGEANISYICSRYYRAPELIFGATEYTSSIDVWSAGCVLAELLLGQPLFPGESAVDQLVQIIKVLGTPTREEIRCMNPNYTEFRFPQIKAHPWHKIFHKRMPPEAIDLISRLLQYSPDFRCSALEACAHPFFNELREPNMRLPNGRPLPPLFNFKQELAGASPELINRLIPEHMGRQSGLNFLHSAGT, from the exons ATGGCTTCGCTGCCGCTGGGACCTCACCAACCCCCGCCGCCGCAGCCGGCCCACGACCCCGCCGCCGGCGCCCTTCTCTCCCTCGCCCCGCCTCACCTCACGGAAATGGCCGACAACAACAAG CAAGAATCTGTTGTTGAAGCTAGTGAATCAGTCACTGGTCATATCATCTCCACAACTATCGGAGGCAAGAATGGGGAACCAAAGCAG ACCATTAGTTACATGGCAGAGCGTGTCGTGGGGACTGGTTCTTTTGGAATTGTATTCCAG GCCAAATGCTTGGAATCAGGAGAAACAGTTGCCATAAAGAAGGTTTTACAGGATAAGAGATACAAAAATCGTGAGCTTCAATTGATGCGCTTCATGGATCATCCAAATGTGATTTCGCTCAAGCACTGTTTCTTCTCCACTACAGTCAGAGATGAGCTTTTCCTTAACCTTGTTATGGAATATGTACCTGAATCTCTATACGGTGTCCTTAGGCATTACAGCAGTGCCAACCAGAGGATGCCACTTATACATGTTAAACTGTACACATACCAG ATATTCAGGGGGCTGGCTTATATCCATACAGTTTCAGGAGTTTGTCACAGAGATTTAAAGCCACAAAATGTTCTG GTTGACCCACTTACTCACCAAGTCAAGATATGTGATTTTGGAAGCGCAAAAGTCCTG GTTAAGGGCGAAGCAAACATTTCTTATATTTGTTCTCGCTATTACCGTGCTCCAGAGCTCATTTTTGGTGCAACAGAATATACATCATCGATTGATGTTTGGTCAGCTGGTTGTGTTCTTGCTGAATTACTACTTGGCCAG CCATTATTTCCTGGTGAAAGTGCTGTTGATCAGCTTGTCCAGATAATCAAG GTTCTTGGAACCCCAACCCGTGAAGAAATTCGGTGTATGAATCCTAACTACACAGAATTTAGATTTCCACAGATAAAAGCTCACCCATGGCACAAG ATTTTCCATAAGCGAATGCCTCCTGAAGCTATTGATCTCATTTCACGCCTACTCCAATACTCCCCAGATTTTCGGTGCTCTGCA CTTGAAGCATGTGCCCATCCATTTTTCAATGAGCTACGAGAACCCAATATGCGATTGCCAAATGGgcgtcctcttcctcctctttttAACTTCAAGCAAGAA ttagccggagcatcgccaGAACTCATAAACAGACTGATTCCAGAACACATGGGGCGACAATCTGGTCTTAATTTCCTGCATTCAGCCGGCACATAA
- the LOC121989821 gene encoding CBL-interacting protein kinase 19-like codes for MAEAETARLECHPAKRVKTEAKLLLGRYELGKLLGAGAFAKVYVARNVKTEEDVAIKVLDKEKIVKLGLVALIKREIAILRRVRHPYIVQLLEVMATRSKIYFVMEYVRGGELFARVAKGRLKEDTARRYFQQLISAVAFCHARGVFHRDLKPENLLVDENGDMKVSDFGLSAVADQCRGGDGLLHTLCGTPAYVAPEVLSRRGYDGSKVDIWSCGIILFVLMAGYLPFQDANIVAMYRKIYKGDFRCPRWFSQDLYRFLRRLLDTNAQTRITIPEIMEDKWFKKGFRPVLDDYQLRCPEDPDLQDDRVQGDVTLDWETESDCSAVSCPATLVEEKRRRKGMRRPVSLNAFDVISFSRAFDLSGLFGETGDETRFLSKESVATIISKLEEIAKVVSFTVRRNDSGASLEGTREGEKGPLTIGAEIFELTPSIVVVEVKKKAGDSEAYEEFWRKELKPGLQHFVYESAHSGKKAS; via the coding sequence ATGGCGGAGGCAGAAACGGCGAGGTTGGAGTGCCATCCGGCCAAGCGAGTGAAGACGGAGGCCAAGCTTCTGCTTGGCCGCTACGAGCTTGGTAAGCTTCTTGGCGCCGGAGCCTTCGCGAAGGTGTACGTCGCCCGTAACGTGAAGACGGAAGAGGATGTGGCTATCAAGGTCCTGGACAAGGAGAAGATAGTGAAGTTGGGGCTTGTCGCGCTAATCAAGCGCGAGATCGCCATCCTCCGCCGCGTCCGCCACCCTTACATCGTGCAGCTGTTAGAGGTCATGGCCACTAGGTCAAAGATCTATTTTGTGATGGAGTACGTACGCGGCGGGGAGCTCTTCGCCCGCGTCGCCAAGGGACGGCTCAAGGAAGACACCGCCCGCCGCTACTTCCAGCAGCTGATTTCTGCGGTGGCGTTCTGCCACGCCCGCGGCGTTTTCCACCGCGATCTCAAGCCGGAGAACCTGCTCGTGGACGAGAACGGGGACATGAAGGTGTCCGACTTTGGACTCTCGGCCGTGGCCGATCAGTGCCGTGGAGGCGACGGGCTTCTGCACACCCTCTGTGGAACACCAGCGTACGTCGCGCCGGAGGTTCTCTCGAGGAGGGGCTACGACGGTTCCAAGGTCGACATTTGGTCCTGTGGTATCATCCTCTTCGTACTGATGGCCGGCTATCTCCCGTTCCAGGACGCCAATATTGTCGCAATgtatagaaagatttataaaggAGATTTCAGATGCCCGCGCTGGTTCTCGCAGGATCTCTACAGGTTTCTACGTCGCCTTCTGGACACTAATGCCCAGACCCGGATCACCATCCCGGAAATCATGGAGGACAAGTGGTTCAAGAAAGGCTTCCGGCCGGTCCTAGACGACTACCAATTGCGCTGCCCGGAAGACCCCGATCTACAGGACGATAGAGTTCAGGGCGATGTGACTTTAGATTGGGAAACTGAATCTGACTGCTCCGCCGTCTCCTGCCCCGCAACACTAGTGGAGGAGAAGCGGCGGAGGAAAGGGATGCGGAGGCCGGTGAGTCTCAATGCATTTGATGTCATATCCTTCTCTAGGGCATTCGATCTCTCTGGTTTGTTTGGAGAGACAGGGGATGAGACGAGGTTCCTGTCCAAGGAGTCTGTGGCAACGATCATATCGAAATTAGAGGAGATTGCCAAAGTGGTAAGCTTCACTGTGCGGAGAAACGATTCTGGAGCGAGTTTGGAAGGAACCAGGGAAGGGGAGAAGGGACCATTGACGATTGGAGCTGAGATTTTTGAACTCACACCTTCAATCGTTGTGGTTGAGGTGAAGAAGAAAGCTGGGGATAGTGAAGCTTACGAAGAGTTCTGGAGGAAGGAACTGAAGCCTGGATTGCAGCACTTTGTGTACGAGTCCGCTCACTCAGGGAAGAAAGcttcatga